In Solanum stenotomum isolate F172 unplaced genomic scaffold, ASM1918654v1 scaffold5595, whole genome shotgun sequence, one genomic interval encodes:
- the LOC125852793 gene encoding serine/threonine-protein kinase ZRK3-like, protein MQFFRRLTIRKKQSSSEEWRKKEHDYYLQNGSAVLEELLALCNGNCRIPIRYFTATEIHNAIRHSKNKLEIFDGRMVAGSMDKRLVFVRFFPHYFRNFFNIFRDIAITAQMSHLKNVLRLVGCCVELEKPVMVYEYVEAISLHTLLFEKGNHDDQTRKSLLSWGNRLRIANDVASAIVFLHTEFTTPIIYKDLKPSNVIIDQNSGVAKLLNFSLSVSLPPGELQVVKDVTCGTYGYLAPEYAVSGIVTQNTDVYSFGVVLLQLLTGKNMGTLNIKDRNYIMYDVDSDLETIEIEKIHVMDIADTTILEEHGIEIQQQLEDCWDLVKKCTKSKGEERPYMIEVAKELRRIHNCFRALTLGQN, encoded by the coding sequence atgcagttCTTCAGGAGACTCACAATTAGGAAGAAACAATCATCATCCGAAGAATGGCGGAAGAAGGAGCATGATTATTATTTACAGAATGGAAGTGCAGTGCTAGAGGAGCTTCTTGCTTTATGCAACGGAAATTGCCGAATTCCCATCCGTTACTTCACTGCCACTGAGATCCACAATGCAATTAGGCACTCTAAAAACAAATTGGAGATTTTCGATGGACGTATGGTTGCAGGATCGATGGACAAACGCCTCGTTTTCGTTAGGTTTTTCCCTCATTATTTTAGgaatttcttcaatatttttcgAGATATAGCAATTACTGCTCAGATGAGCCATCTCAAGAATGTGCTGAGACTTGTCGGTTGCTGTGTGGAATTGGAAAAACCAGTTATGGTGTATGAATATGTTGAGGCTATAAGTCTTCACACTTTACTTTTCGAAAAGGGCAATCATGATGATCAAACCAGAAAATCATTATTATCATGGGGAAATAGATTACGGATTGCCAATGATGTTGCTTCTGCAATCGTCTTTCTCCATACAGAATTTACAACGCCTATCATCTACAAAGATCTGAAGCCATCGAATGTGATTATAGATCAGAATAGTGGTGTTGCCAAACTACTAAACTTCTCATTATCCGTATCATTGCCTCCAGGAGAATTGCAAGTAGTAAAAGATGTTACTTGCGGAACATATGGATATTTAGCTCCAGAATATGCGGTCTCAGGTATTGTTACTCAAAATACAGACGTCTATAGCTTCGGAGTTGTTCTACTTCAGCTATTAACTGGGAAGAATATGGGCACTCTAAATATAAAGGATCGCAACTATATAATGTATGATGTAGATTCAGATCTTGAGACGATAGAAATTGAAAAGATACATGTAATGGACATAGCAGATACAACCATTTTGGAAGAGCATGGGattgagattcaacaacaaCTGGAAGATTGCTGGGATCTTGTTAAGAAATGCACAAAGTCAAAAGGAGAAGAGAGACCATACATGATTGAAGTTGCAAAGGAATTACGCCGAATTCACAACTGTTTTCGTGCCCTCACTCTTGGCCAGAATTAG